One segment of Altererythrobacter sp. Root672 DNA contains the following:
- a CDS encoding multiheme c-type cytochrome: protein MGWGRGRWGLSRWRVLLAAVLCLAAGLPPATAQDNGRYVGVATCAGSTCHGRAEGNGAVVRQDEIATWQEPSSPAGAHSRALSVLGSLRGRQIAATLGMGDPSSEPACLGCHATFAPVAERGPRFQLSEGVGCESCHGAAGGWIATHYTTGGSHAANVAAGLTPLEDPQTRAKVCLDCHYGSANGNQFVTHRMMAAGHPRLVFELDLFSALQQHHDEDADYAQRKGRTDSVTLWAVGQAEAVRRSTNLFARPGFGTEGVFPEFTFYDCHSCHRQINDGPQRRLTFETNPARPIPFGQPPFNDENIIMLSAVSRVLAPGQADSFEAASREFHRAMGEGRQEAAGAATKLSGAAGSLSDALARSGGADAFAIIAAIADRTTSPRFTDYAGSSQAVMAVDTLLNALVRQGRITVGAAAGIRTDINNAYEAVRSPESYNPVRFRASLGQAAGAIGKLQ from the coding sequence GTGGGTTGGGGTCGCGGTCGATGGGGGTTGTCGCGCTGGCGCGTGCTGCTGGCAGCGGTACTGTGCCTCGCCGCGGGCCTGCCGCCGGCGACAGCGCAGGACAACGGACGCTACGTTGGCGTGGCCACATGCGCCGGATCGACCTGCCACGGCCGCGCCGAAGGCAATGGCGCCGTCGTGCGCCAGGACGAGATCGCCACCTGGCAGGAGCCCTCGTCTCCAGCAGGAGCGCATAGCCGGGCGCTCTCCGTCCTGGGTTCACTCCGTGGCCGCCAGATCGCGGCGACGCTCGGCATGGGCGATCCTTCCTCCGAACCCGCCTGTCTCGGCTGCCACGCCACTTTCGCGCCCGTCGCCGAGCGAGGCCCGCGGTTCCAGCTTTCGGAGGGTGTAGGCTGCGAGTCCTGTCACGGCGCCGCCGGGGGATGGATCGCCACGCATTACACTACGGGCGGCTCGCACGCGGCCAATGTCGCGGCCGGGCTGACCCCGCTCGAAGACCCGCAGACCCGCGCCAAAGTCTGCCTCGACTGCCACTACGGCAGCGCCAACGGCAACCAGTTCGTCACCCACCGGATGATGGCCGCCGGCCACCCACGCCTCGTGTTCGAGCTCGATCTGTTCAGCGCCCTGCAGCAGCACCACGACGAGGACGCCGACTACGCCCAGCGCAAGGGGCGGACCGATAGCGTGACGCTGTGGGCCGTGGGCCAGGCGGAGGCGGTGCGCCGTTCCACCAACTTGTTCGCCCGCCCCGGCTTCGGCACCGAGGGCGTGTTTCCCGAATTCACTTTCTACGACTGCCATAGCTGCCACCGGCAGATCAACGACGGCCCGCAGCGCCGCCTGACTTTCGAGACCAACCCCGCGCGTCCGATCCCGTTCGGCCAGCCGCCCTTCAACGACGAGAACATCATCATGCTCTCGGCCGTGTCGCGCGTCCTGGCGCCCGGGCAGGCCGACAGCTTCGAGGCCGCGAGCCGCGAGTTCCACCGGGCAATGGGCGAAGGGCGGCAGGAGGCAGCAGGGGCGGCAACGAAGTTGAGCGGCGCCGCGGGGTCGTTGTCCGATGCGCTCGCCCGCAGCGGCGGAGCGGATGCGTTCGCGATCATCGCCGCCATTGCCGACCGCACGACCTCGCCGCGCTTCACCGACTACGCGGGGTCCTCGCAGGCGGTGATGGCAGTGGATACGCTGCTCAACGCGCTCGTGCGGCAGGGCCGGATCACCGTCGGCGCCGCGGCAGGCATCCGCACCGATATCAACAATGCCTACGAGGCCGTCCGCAGCCCGGAGAGCTACAATCCGGTGCGCTTCCGTGCCTCGCTGGGCCAGGCCGCCGGGGCGATCGGGAAGCTGCAGTGA